From Toxorhynchites rutilus septentrionalis strain SRP chromosome 2, ASM2978413v1, whole genome shotgun sequence, a single genomic window includes:
- the LOC129771685 gene encoding uncharacterized protein LOC129771685 yields MDKTKNITTTKKQFERLVQLLEKNPDIAKGFIRGNSGPFWNDCAAELNSLGPPIRDGSGWKKVWADYKSALKRKLSHNKREQRATGGGPNRTIHLSELEEQAVQLTGLLETVEGIPGCSSQGTPKGKNNEVNADVSCDSIDESDDANDTAIPQCSQPKRPRLSALNLVQIQIEQQQKFHSEMESLLGTSNKNLNDNIWYITNANSPKQSTQ; encoded by the exons GGATAAAACCAAAAACATTACAACAACAAAGAAACAGTTTGAGCGGCTGGTGCAGCTTTTGGAGAAGAACCCCGACATCGCAAAAGGATTTATACGTGGTAACTCCGGACCATTTTGGAACGATTGTGCTGCTGAATTAAACAGTTTGGGACCACCCATCCGTGACGGGTCTGGATGGAAAAAG GTGTGGGCGGATTATAAATCAGCGTTGAAGCGCAAACTCTCTCACAACAAAAGAGAGCAAAGGGCAACTGGAGGAGGACCCAACAGAACGATACATTTGTCTGAGCTAGAGGAGCAAGCGGTTCAGCTAACTGGACTGTTGGAAACCGTAGAAGGAATACCAGGTTGTTCTTCACAAGGAACACCTAAGGGAAAAAACAACGAGGTTAATGCAGATGTAAGTTGCGATTCAATTGACGAGTCCGACGATGCGAATGATACGGCTATTCCTCAATGCTCCCAACCAAAGAGACCTAGGCTATCTGCCCTCAATTTAGTTCAAATACAAATTGAACAACAACAGAAATTTCACTCGGAAATGGAATCGCTGTTGGGTACCTCAAACAAAAACCTCAATGATAATATATGGTACATTACCAACGCCAATTCGCCAAAGCAATCAACTCAATAG